In a genomic window of [Empedobacter] haloabium:
- a CDS encoding conjugal transfer protein TraF: MDEPRRGWHFYEDPVQPPSPRPLAGDARSLAPHIARYKALQKAVEDARVVAIMAPSASNVRAYLELEASVLRKASRFADVSRRVAWMSPELDPSAQSRPTATYAVEAHERQQMEARQARVASLGQDHIVLFFFRSDCPYCHAFAPVLKEFQRFGLQVAAVSTDGGSLLEFPRPRKDNGIALTLGVKQVPALFLAHPASGRIVPLGFGVLSESELLERIATVSGPELDKPVAASRQE, translated from the coding sequence ATGGACGAACCACGCCGTGGCTGGCATTTCTACGAGGACCCTGTACAACCGCCGTCACCTCGACCTCTCGCAGGCGATGCACGCTCCTTAGCCCCCCACATTGCGCGCTATAAGGCGCTGCAGAAGGCTGTCGAGGACGCGCGGGTTGTCGCAATCATGGCGCCGTCGGCAAGCAATGTACGAGCGTACCTCGAACTGGAGGCCAGCGTGCTTCGGAAGGCGTCCCGCTTTGCGGACGTATCGCGACGCGTTGCCTGGATGTCTCCCGAACTGGACCCGAGCGCGCAGAGCCGGCCAACTGCAACGTACGCCGTAGAAGCGCACGAGCGCCAGCAGATGGAGGCACGGCAGGCTCGTGTCGCCAGCCTCGGCCAGGATCACATCGTCCTGTTCTTCTTCCGTAGCGACTGCCCGTATTGCCATGCTTTCGCGCCCGTCCTAAAGGAGTTCCAGCGCTTTGGCCTGCAGGTTGCGGCCGTGAGTACCGATGGCGGCAGCCTGCTCGAGTTTCCCAGGCCACGGAAGGACAACGGCATAGCGCTGACGCTTGGCGTGAAGCAGGTGCCGGCGCTGTTCCTGGCCCATCCTGCCAGCGGCCGGATCGTGCCCCTGGGCTTCGGTGTGCTGTCCGAAAGCGAACTGCTGGAGCGCATCGCCACGGTGTCTGGGCCGGAGCTTGACAAACCCGTGGCCGCATCTCGTCAGGAGTGA
- the traF gene encoding conjugative transfer signal peptidase TraF translates to MKALLTHARNSWVAFLAMLIAWAFALVRLFADPMPRLPVLFNFSPSLPFMIVLADYSVTELHRGDYIIYACDGRAVAYFPGLRRQALFKRIVGIQGDTVSVVGRQVLVNGRPVGYAKRQTSTRMALQPISPGTIPPGFFYVVGTHADSFDSRYAIAGLVARRQILARVRPLL, encoded by the coding sequence ATGAAGGCCCTGCTTACACACGCCCGGAACTCCTGGGTGGCATTCCTTGCCATGCTCATCGCCTGGGCATTCGCGCTAGTCAGGCTGTTTGCGGATCCCATGCCACGGTTGCCCGTCCTGTTCAATTTCAGCCCCAGCCTGCCATTCATGATCGTGCTCGCCGACTACTCGGTCACAGAACTACATCGCGGCGACTACATAATCTATGCGTGCGACGGTAGGGCTGTTGCGTACTTTCCAGGTTTGCGCCGGCAAGCGCTGTTCAAGCGGATCGTCGGCATCCAGGGCGACACCGTCAGTGTCGTCGGGCGCCAGGTCCTGGTCAATGGCCGGCCAGTCGGATATGCGAAGCGCCAGACTTCAACGCGGATGGCGCTGCAGCCGATATCGCCCGGCACCATCCCGCCAGGGTTCTTCTACGTCGTCGGCACGCATGCGGACAGCTTCGACTCGCGCTATGCCATCGCAGGACTGGTCGCACGGCGACAGATCCTGGCGCGCGTTCGACCACTTTTGTGA
- the trbC gene encoding type-F conjugative transfer system pilin assembly protein TrbC: MRAAAANLLTTLLTTASVVICESARAQAGLTRQYNDSSQQSSADAARVSSTDLSALAAVYERAAGTVASQETGPALLILVSFSMPPASLVRLAEQARRVGAVLVLNGLKEDSLTATAQAVRQVFGAAGAPLQIDPRVFKHYGVTAVPAFLLRRASVSQPPCATEQCPADEYAMAVGDVSVGYALEQIAAVRPGWKPLTDTMRLQMEK, from the coding sequence ATGCGGGCAGCAGCCGCCAACCTGCTCACCACACTTCTCACAACGGCCTCCGTCGTTATCTGCGAATCAGCACGCGCACAGGCGGGACTCACGCGTCAGTACAACGACTCTTCGCAGCAATCTTCAGCCGATGCCGCACGTGTGTCCTCGACCGACCTTTCCGCTTTGGCAGCGGTATATGAACGTGCTGCTGGCACGGTGGCATCTCAAGAAACGGGCCCTGCCCTGTTAATCCTGGTGAGCTTCTCGATGCCCCCGGCCTCCCTGGTAAGGCTGGCCGAGCAAGCCAGGCGAGTCGGTGCGGTCCTCGTGCTGAACGGCTTGAAAGAAGACTCGTTGACAGCGACCGCGCAAGCCGTCCGTCAGGTTTTCGGCGCCGCCGGGGCACCGCTTCAGATCGATCCCCGGGTGTTCAAGCACTATGGGGTGACAGCCGTGCCGGCTTTCTTATTACGGCGGGCCAGCGTCAGCCAGCCGCCGTGCGCGACCGAGCAGTGCCCTGCTGATGAATACGCCATGGCTGTTGGCGACGTGTCCGTCGGCTACGCCCTTGAGCAGATCGCTGCGGTGCGGCCAGGATGGAAGCCTCTGACAGATACGATGCGCCTGCAGATGGAGAAATGA
- a CDS encoding TraU family protein, whose product MKRAHLIAFWTAAIIHCHGVAGDLATTCIGKFPNPVTDICWSCILPISLGGTTMANLAKQEDIANPSNPVCSCGVNPAIGLSIGYWEPARHVEVVRRPFCLVSLGGLDLNPGIPSPSAALVPDAGGQSSSFYQAHFYTNPVMYWLRVIADFPCMERGSFDLAYLTEVDPLWNDDELSLILNPEAVLFANPVAVAACAADCVAATTGFSLPQLFWCAGCQGSVLPLDGHVRTHGGGVRTSELLTQRLTAKMHRELLAWGWHGKRGLCGPYFLPIMDKTAYKLQLTHPIADTGKLGGKCCQPFGRTTVLWGAGKEYPIKGEDFAFMLFRKRNCCVGY is encoded by the coding sequence ATGAAGCGCGCCCACTTGATCGCCTTCTGGACGGCGGCCATTATCCACTGCCATGGCGTGGCTGGAGACTTGGCCACTACGTGTATTGGTAAGTTCCCCAATCCGGTCACGGATATCTGTTGGAGCTGCATCCTGCCCATCTCGCTTGGCGGCACTACGATGGCGAACCTGGCAAAGCAGGAGGATATCGCCAACCCGTCAAATCCTGTCTGCAGTTGCGGTGTCAATCCGGCCATCGGACTGTCCATCGGGTATTGGGAACCGGCTCGGCATGTGGAAGTCGTGCGCCGCCCCTTCTGCCTGGTCTCTCTTGGAGGACTTGACCTGAACCCGGGCATCCCGTCGCCCAGCGCCGCGTTGGTGCCCGATGCCGGCGGCCAGTCTTCCTCCTTCTACCAGGCACACTTCTACACCAACCCGGTGATGTATTGGCTGAGAGTGATCGCTGATTTCCCGTGCATGGAGCGGGGCAGTTTCGATCTCGCCTACCTGACGGAGGTTGATCCGCTGTGGAACGACGACGAGCTGTCACTGATCCTCAACCCGGAAGCGGTGCTGTTCGCAAACCCTGTCGCCGTCGCAGCCTGCGCCGCCGACTGCGTGGCCGCGACTACGGGTTTTTCGTTACCACAGTTGTTTTGGTGTGCTGGATGCCAAGGCAGTGTGTTACCGCTGGACGGGCACGTGCGCACGCACGGTGGCGGCGTTCGTACAAGCGAGCTGCTTACCCAGAGGCTGACGGCGAAAATGCACCGGGAGCTCCTGGCTTGGGGATGGCATGGCAAACGGGGCCTGTGCGGGCCGTACTTTTTACCGATCATGGACAAGACCGCGTACAAACTGCAGCTCACCCATCCGATTGCCGATACGGGCAAGCTCGGCGGGAAATGCTGTCAGCCTTTCGGACGAACAACGGTGCTGTGGGGTGCTGGCAAAGAATATCCGATCAAGGGCGAAGACTTCGCTTTCATGCTTTTTCGTAAAAGGAACTGCTGTGTTGGATATTAG
- the traN gene encoding conjugal transfer protein TraN, which yields MRTLIVVATAAAMLFEQQATAAGQVDDLGAARAANAFAHGQVTTERAQAVVPGYTANPPEAAFSGDPDLRAAARSRLAHCAVSVEDPVCQAQVAASALANAPRETIAPTDPAVEQATAIRRNPFGVASSLQDLYSGCASTGICTPGLFCVGERCFDITNKNDPDFAQAMTYMEAAREAAVYIDPATVRVFTGEDNRCRERLLKNCCHADSAGAGFTNQSLFGIGSRLVFDILMNSNNRRFLTQGLNALFTGAGFSGTFKSYGVSIAVSGTPLPAGTVPLYSGPGISIAVDPYSLAIAIVMYVALSMMSCNEEEGKLAMKEGAKLCHRIGSFCSRCIRVLGKCVACIERTTSKCCFNSTLARLINEQGREQLGIGWGKPKRPACEGFTVAQLQALDFSRMDLTEFYASIVPTLPDIAALRATNKGRAANCIRGGGKC from the coding sequence ATGCGCACGCTGATCGTAGTCGCCACCGCGGCCGCCATGCTGTTCGAACAGCAGGCGACAGCGGCCGGCCAGGTTGACGACCTGGGCGCAGCACGCGCGGCTAACGCGTTCGCCCATGGGCAGGTCACCACGGAACGCGCACAGGCCGTCGTTCCTGGCTATACCGCCAATCCTCCAGAGGCCGCCTTCAGCGGCGACCCAGACTTGCGCGCGGCGGCGCGGTCACGGCTCGCCCATTGCGCGGTGTCGGTTGAGGACCCCGTGTGCCAGGCCCAAGTCGCCGCGTCGGCGCTGGCCAACGCCCCCCGGGAAACGATCGCTCCGACCGACCCCGCAGTCGAACAGGCGACAGCGATCAGACGAAACCCGTTCGGCGTGGCGAGCAGCCTGCAAGACCTGTACAGCGGCTGCGCATCCACCGGCATTTGCACGCCCGGGCTATTCTGCGTGGGCGAGCGCTGCTTTGACATCACCAACAAAAACGATCCCGATTTCGCGCAGGCCATGACGTACATGGAGGCCGCGCGCGAGGCAGCAGTCTATATCGACCCCGCCACGGTGCGGGTATTCACCGGTGAAGACAACCGCTGCAGGGAACGCCTGCTCAAGAACTGCTGCCATGCGGACAGCGCTGGCGCCGGCTTTACGAACCAGTCACTGTTCGGCATCGGATCAAGGCTCGTCTTCGATATCCTGATGAACTCGAACAATCGCCGCTTCCTCACGCAGGGCCTCAATGCCCTGTTCACGGGAGCGGGATTCTCGGGCACATTCAAGAGTTACGGCGTGTCGATTGCTGTAAGCGGGACGCCCCTGCCGGCCGGCACCGTTCCGCTGTATAGCGGCCCTGGCATCAGCATTGCGGTTGACCCGTACTCTCTGGCGATCGCCATTGTGATGTACGTGGCGCTGTCCATGATGTCCTGCAATGAAGAAGAGGGAAAGCTAGCGATGAAGGAAGGCGCCAAATTGTGTCATCGGATCGGCAGCTTTTGCTCGCGCTGCATCCGCGTGCTAGGGAAATGCGTCGCTTGCATCGAGAGGACGACTTCGAAGTGCTGTTTCAACTCCACGCTGGCACGGCTAATCAACGAGCAGGGCCGGGAACAGCTGGGCATCGGCTGGGGCAAGCCAAAAAGGCCGGCCTGTGAAGGCTTCACCGTTGCCCAGCTGCAGGCACTCGACTTCTCGCGGATGGACCTGACCGAATTCTATGCATCGATCGTTCCCACCCTGCCCGACATCGCCGCGTTGCGTGCCACGAACAAAGGCCGGGCGGCGAATTGCATCCGTGGAGGCGGCAAATGCTGA
- a CDS encoding conjugal transfer protein TraG N-terminal domain-containing protein, producing MWEIYAYQDADALAGVFNAIAAIAGANDFKSALAISAICGFFAAFCAYAFAPHKLAGWQWLASVTLAMSVLFVPRVQVGIIDKTGGDAERVIDNVPLGLAVLASLTSTVGNTVTSLFETAFQAIPGSAGLTAELTYQKNGLMFGNRLIRKASAVVFNDPRFRTDLINFIGSCTMYDLADGTVSPAAFANSGNVWPLMANPNPARFSTITDASGETHVMPCPEVYRTLDRHMPAQVERVHGGLALELNPTLPATVVASVLTGQIEQTYIKARIADAATNAADIVRQNALINAVNDSSLLVGQKINDAPAMMLAVGRAQALAQTNAAWINSGKVAEQGLPIIRNVLEAFVYGLFPVLLLAILLTSGRDTIVALKNYCAVLIFIQLWPVLYAILNYLATIYAAKELAAAADVGGGLKALSLSTSSAIYSNAVSTEAVVGYLTASIPLFAWFAVKRMENFGSALVSGWSTLQATLTANTNAAAVGNTNMGNVSMDQMALAPNRSSPFFSARQNDVTGNVATTNVNSGLTAIKALMNEGPASRQMSVGVTKNEVVDAQRSVTAAKAESLALTREHATAVADVIAHAHSSGNSVMHSDGTVQSQSSTAAERAGELQQIAANVSKQTGASTRQVTEVALGGSLTAGAGAMLGGHGALKAQTGNSATLDQLDQKVRSSLSTQDISKFRDFSQSLSKDSRALSSIFSDTKVAEEHSKRIATTSARAARAEASLRSEQAYSERISSMFARGDNIVVDMAKDPHHSAFFLELLRDQQVPSGAMMRRFESYLGNEALPPTRVSPDSVPNGFDGLTKQHTANKRELHIDAPQKGTVDGKVNSGPHPSVRNGAASRTTVEKQFSDEHDATTEKLAQQRKEMGIQGTNTETEVTRQHLQFDERNGIERDADGQPHAAKGKSLVGKVYKNMENSRDPVSDSVGDTIRAITEKLRPHRDRK from the coding sequence ATGTGGGAAATCTACGCGTACCAGGATGCCGATGCGTTGGCCGGCGTGTTTAACGCGATTGCGGCCATCGCCGGCGCCAACGACTTCAAGAGCGCTCTCGCGATCAGCGCGATTTGTGGTTTCTTCGCTGCGTTCTGCGCATATGCATTCGCACCGCACAAGCTCGCCGGATGGCAATGGCTGGCATCGGTGACGCTGGCGATGTCGGTACTTTTCGTGCCGCGCGTGCAGGTCGGGATTATCGACAAGACTGGTGGCGACGCGGAGCGTGTGATCGATAATGTCCCCCTTGGGCTGGCCGTACTGGCCTCGCTGACCAGTACAGTGGGCAATACGGTCACCAGCCTATTCGAGACCGCGTTCCAGGCCATACCAGGCTCCGCGGGGCTAACTGCGGAGCTGACCTACCAGAAAAATGGCCTAATGTTCGGCAACCGGCTGATCCGCAAGGCGTCGGCCGTCGTGTTTAACGACCCGCGCTTCCGCACCGACCTGATCAATTTCATCGGCAGCTGCACGATGTACGACCTAGCCGATGGGACTGTATCGCCGGCGGCATTTGCAAACAGCGGTAACGTATGGCCCCTGATGGCAAACCCGAATCCGGCACGCTTCAGCACGATCACTGATGCATCCGGGGAGACGCACGTGATGCCGTGCCCCGAAGTGTATCGCACGCTCGATAGGCACATGCCAGCGCAGGTGGAACGCGTGCATGGCGGTCTGGCGCTGGAGCTCAACCCGACGCTGCCCGCGACGGTGGTAGCCTCCGTGCTGACGGGGCAGATCGAGCAAACGTATATCAAGGCGCGCATAGCCGACGCGGCGACCAACGCCGCCGACATCGTGCGGCAGAACGCATTGATCAACGCAGTAAACGACAGCAGCCTTCTCGTCGGCCAGAAGATCAACGATGCTCCCGCCATGATGCTGGCCGTGGGTCGGGCGCAGGCCCTGGCGCAAACAAACGCGGCTTGGATCAATTCTGGCAAGGTCGCAGAACAAGGCCTGCCTATCATCCGTAACGTGCTAGAGGCCTTCGTCTACGGCCTGTTCCCTGTCTTGCTGCTTGCGATCCTTCTGACAAGCGGCAGGGATACGATCGTCGCCCTGAAGAACTACTGCGCAGTGCTCATTTTTATCCAGCTGTGGCCGGTGCTGTACGCGATTCTCAACTACCTGGCGACGATCTACGCTGCCAAGGAACTAGCAGCGGCGGCCGATGTGGGGGGCGGCCTCAAAGCCCTGTCTCTGTCAACGTCCAGCGCGATCTACTCCAACGCCGTCTCGACCGAAGCAGTGGTCGGCTACCTCACGGCCAGCATTCCGCTGTTCGCGTGGTTCGCCGTGAAGCGAATGGAGAACTTCGGCTCGGCCCTGGTGTCCGGCTGGTCCACCTTGCAGGCGACGCTCACCGCAAATACGAACGCCGCCGCGGTCGGCAACACCAACATGGGCAATGTCAGCATGGACCAGATGGCCCTTGCACCCAACCGGTCGTCGCCCTTCTTCAGCGCGCGCCAGAATGATGTGACAGGCAATGTCGCCACGACGAACGTAAATTCCGGGCTGACAGCCATCAAGGCCCTGATGAACGAGGGCCCAGCTTCGCGGCAGATGTCGGTGGGGGTGACAAAGAACGAGGTCGTCGATGCGCAGCGCTCCGTGACAGCAGCAAAGGCCGAATCCCTGGCATTGACACGCGAACACGCCACTGCCGTGGCGGACGTGATTGCGCACGCGCACAGCTCCGGCAATAGCGTGATGCATTCCGACGGCACTGTACAGTCCCAGAGCAGTACGGCAGCAGAGCGCGCGGGAGAGCTGCAGCAAATCGCCGCAAACGTGTCCAAGCAGACCGGTGCCTCCACGCGCCAGGTCACGGAGGTCGCGCTCGGTGGTTCGCTTACTGCGGGTGCCGGAGCGATGCTGGGTGGGCACGGAGCGCTCAAGGCGCAGACGGGAAACTCAGCCACGCTCGATCAGTTGGACCAGAAGGTCCGCAGCTCGCTTTCCACCCAGGACATCAGCAAATTCCGAGACTTTTCGCAGTCCCTATCGAAGGACAGCCGCGCGCTGTCATCGATATTTTCCGACACCAAAGTCGCCGAGGAACACAGCAAGCGCATCGCGACCACGTCGGCACGAGCCGCCCGCGCCGAGGCATCCCTGCGTTCAGAACAAGCATACTCGGAACGCATCTCGTCCATGTTTGCCCGCGGCGACAATATCGTCGTGGACATGGCGAAGGACCCGCATCATTCCGCATTCTTCCTTGAACTTCTACGCGACCAGCAAGTGCCGAGCGGTGCAATGATGAGGCGGTTCGAGAGCTATCTCGGCAACGAGGCGCTGCCGCCCACACGGGTATCGCCAGACAGCGTGCCGAATGGCTTTGACGGCTTGACGAAGCAGCACACGGCGAACAAGCGCGAGCTGCACATTGACGCCCCCCAGAAGGGAACGGTGGACGGCAAAGTAAATTCCGGCCCGCATCCCAGCGTACGCAACGGTGCTGCGAGCCGCACGACGGTGGAAAAGCAGTTCTCCGATGAGCACGACGCGACAACCGAAAAGTTGGCCCAACAGCGCAAGGAAATGGGTATTCAAGGCACCAACACCGAGACCGAAGTGACGAGGCAGCACCTGCAGTTCGACGAACGCAACGGCATCGAACGAGACGCCGACGGTCAGCCGCACGCGGCAAAAGGAAAGTCTTTGGTCGGCAAGGTGTATAAGAACATGGAAAATTCACGCGATCCGGTTTCGGACTCTGTAGGAGATACGATCCGGGCGATCACGGAGAAGCTCCGTCCCCACCGCGACAGAAAATAG
- a CDS encoding conjugal transfer protein TraH, producing MHISRQIAAATAAATLHLPLAAGDLNAETEKMFKDLGMIGNYTQPGAFRGQVFNTYSGGNLMLRAPNKTYQLVAIALPEARGGCGGIDAFGGAFSHISSAQLKDMLKSVTSALPGVAFQLALDSVSPLLGSVASRFHHLAEIINGQNKNSCSIATALVRNAAEATNFSTNKACQDIAVNLGVASDYADAEQRCKTEKSSILDTAKRSDNPGVRNKVPFTGNLTWEALKRTGNKLDDKERELIMSMVGTVIYRDGQDPEPVAPTLLSIASLLHGQSDAGAGQVTQQLLACNNYDTCDVVTVDEAYKHTPFTARVERLMRSIAEKILTRTPIPNDSPEVGFVNQTSEPVYRMLSVAAISQSKNLSEDLIARYREVIAADYAYVFLDKNLRVGLNALDKDFLLDQKQETKARELRDRTIALLTQLSREKSLYYQKVTSMTAISTQIEQLERQLRSGMPQHVLDMLGRKVAWLR from the coding sequence ATGCATATCTCTCGTCAAATAGCGGCGGCGACCGCAGCCGCCACTCTCCATCTGCCGCTCGCTGCGGGTGACTTGAACGCCGAGACGGAAAAAATGTTCAAGGACCTGGGCATGATCGGCAACTACACCCAGCCGGGCGCGTTCCGCGGCCAGGTGTTTAACACATACAGTGGCGGCAACCTGATGCTGCGGGCACCCAACAAGACGTACCAGCTGGTGGCGATAGCGCTGCCAGAGGCCCGTGGTGGGTGCGGCGGTATCGATGCGTTCGGCGGAGCGTTTTCCCACATCTCGTCGGCCCAGCTGAAAGACATGCTGAAGAGCGTGACCTCCGCCCTGCCCGGCGTCGCCTTCCAACTCGCGCTGGACTCGGTTTCGCCACTTCTAGGCAGCGTCGCTTCACGCTTCCATCATCTGGCGGAGATCATCAACGGCCAGAACAAGAACTCGTGTTCGATCGCGACCGCGCTGGTGCGCAACGCCGCGGAAGCGACCAACTTCAGCACGAACAAGGCATGTCAGGATATCGCCGTCAATCTCGGCGTCGCGTCGGACTATGCGGATGCGGAGCAGCGATGCAAGACCGAAAAATCGTCGATCCTCGACACCGCCAAAAGATCCGACAATCCGGGCGTGCGGAACAAAGTCCCATTCACGGGCAACCTCACGTGGGAGGCACTGAAGCGAACGGGCAACAAGCTCGACGACAAGGAGCGAGAACTGATCATGAGCATGGTTGGGACCGTCATCTACAGGGACGGTCAGGATCCGGAACCGGTGGCACCGACATTGCTCTCGATTGCCAGCCTCTTGCACGGGCAATCGGATGCCGGCGCTGGGCAGGTCACCCAGCAGCTCCTGGCGTGCAACAACTACGACACCTGCGACGTGGTCACAGTCGACGAAGCATACAAGCACACCCCGTTTACGGCTCGCGTCGAGAGGCTGATGCGCTCCATCGCCGAGAAGATCCTCACCAGGACGCCGATACCGAACGATTCGCCTGAAGTTGGCTTCGTCAATCAGACCTCCGAACCGGTGTATCGGATGTTGTCCGTGGCGGCGATCAGCCAGTCCAAGAACCTGTCCGAGGACCTCATCGCGCGCTATCGGGAAGTGATCGCCGCGGATTACGCTTACGTGTTCCTCGACAAGAACCTGCGGGTGGGCCTGAACGCCCTGGACAAGGACTTCTTACTCGACCAGAAGCAGGAGACCAAGGCCCGCGAGTTGCGCGACCGAACCATCGCCCTGCTCACTCAACTGTCACGCGAGAAATCGTTGTATTACCAAAAAGTCACGTCGATGACAGCGATCTCCACGCAGATCGAACAGCTTGAGCGACAGCTTCGCAGCGGCATGCCCCAACACGTACTCGACATGCTCGGGCGGAAAGTAGCCTGGCTTCGCTAG
- the traW gene encoding type-F conjugative transfer system protein TraW produces the protein MTFTGTVLPPPGAQILIAALASAVITLPSAAASASTQPLGPTYPVIEQDLLVMIESRLKAKDATGEIARLFNEAGARARSSVNDPPPVPGLVACVQPRTFFFDPSVVLSQDVRDHAGRLLFARGTRKNPLDLVSMRRPLLFFDARDIRQRDIARLMLQQPIPPKVVLVGGSYVELMREWRIPVFYDQRGLLSRQLGLKQVPALVAQDGSRLRIEELKVVP, from the coding sequence ATGACTTTTACTGGAACCGTACTCCCGCCCCCGGGAGCGCAGATCCTGATCGCCGCCCTGGCGAGTGCTGTGATCACGCTCCCGTCAGCTGCGGCATCCGCCAGTACGCAGCCGCTGGGACCGACGTACCCTGTCATCGAGCAGGACCTTCTTGTCATGATCGAATCGAGACTGAAGGCGAAGGACGCCACGGGCGAGATAGCCCGACTTTTCAATGAGGCCGGTGCGCGGGCCAGAAGCAGCGTCAATGATCCGCCACCAGTTCCTGGCCTCGTCGCATGCGTCCAGCCTCGCACGTTTTTCTTCGATCCGTCCGTCGTGCTTTCGCAGGATGTCCGGGACCACGCAGGCCGGCTGCTGTTCGCCAGGGGAACACGCAAGAATCCGCTGGATCTGGTCTCTATGCGCCGACCGCTGTTGTTTTTCGATGCGCGAGATATACGACAGCGCGATATCGCCCGCCTCATGCTGCAGCAACCGATACCGCCGAAGGTCGTGCTGGTCGGCGGATCCTATGTGGAGCTCATGCGCGAGTGGCGGATACCAGTGTTCTACGACCAGCGCGGCCTGCTGTCGCGCCAGCTCGGGCTCAAGCAGGTACCCGCCTTGGTCGCCCAGGACGGCAGCCGGCTGCGGATCGAAGAACTGAAGGTGGTGCCATGA